A single region of the Rhipicephalus microplus isolate Deutch F79 chromosome 10, USDA_Rmic, whole genome shotgun sequence genome encodes:
- the LOC142774365 gene encoding uncharacterized protein LOC142774365, producing the protein MACAELFMMALVAALKKSNMTQEPIVMWLGNSSSQPRVIPWSSFNKSLGGALRQGVAGNSFKGHHDSRKHATTSPSWHRSTTGVTLRSHSRHPHSKKYGGPGEKRKKGAHGPWKKNENGGNKKPKKGLRKLHGGKGRSKQRGRKKGRGLKKPAHKKTMKKQMTRRLQTTQSTRGRESSTSTDGNYRKETTRGHRHHHHSLGWGERSQSGKRPMAPSDSERAKASGVGDKTSLTWTSTRLEGISTSSSGKSHSNPPGHGDFRGKPKREPNERNKHFAMSHHERRPPGLLRLHVEWKPGKFTGSTETVRGGRPQEHQMPHHGRPPQTSSPHHGKLRETPSSSSNKMHTISSLDKRGHKQGPTEVTKASSQSSSKMSSTITGTPKAESSNSVETTSQGTIEKRGKPTDSAGSSSNAKPTGNTKTHVTKSLVGGSPKNGTGSSGRAKSGTREEVTTVSSKASSGVTSLLTALNRLEEAGKNRNKTTENEAALTKQPEGKAGQDASMSPVPTPLTGGGKLSSLLRTIPVKAPEASTSKSRR; encoded by the exons ATGGCGTGCGCGGAGCTGTTCATGATGGCCCTCGTGG CGGCCTTGAAAAAAAGCAACATGACCCAAGAACCAATCGTCATGTGGCTCGGCAACTCATCATCACAGCCGCGAGTGATTCCTTGGTCTAGTTTCAACAAATCGCTTGGTGGCGCACTAAGACAGGGTGTAGCTGGGAACAGCTTCAAGGGCCATCACGATTCTAGGAAACACGCTACGACGTCGCCTTCGTGGCACAGGTCGACGACAGGGGTGACGCTGCGGTCGCATTCTCGACATCCGCACAGCAAGAAGTATGGCGGGCCTGGCGAGAAGAGGAAGAAAGGTGCACATGGTCCGTGGAAGAAGAACGAAAATGGCGGCAATAAAAAGCCTAAAAAAGGCTTAAGAAAGCTACACGGGGGCAAGGGACGTTCGAAAcagagaggaaggaagaaagggagAGGTTTGAAGAAACCAGCACACAAGAAGACTATGAAGAAGCAGATGACAAGAAGGTTGCAGACGACGCAAAGCACTCGTGGCAGAGAGTCGTCCACATCCACGGACGGAAATTATCGCAAAGAGACAACGCGAGGACATCGACATCATCACCATAGTCTCGGATGGGGTGAGCGGAGCCAATCAGGAAAGCGGCCGATGGCACCAAGTGACTCGGAACGAGCCAAGGCAAGCGGTGTTGGCGACAAGACGTCGCTGACGTGGACTTCGACGAGACTAGAAGGGATTTCGACTAGCAGCAGTGGGAAATCTCACAGTAACCCACCTGGACACGGCGACTTCCGAGGAAAGCCGAAGCGTGAACCCAATGAACGGAACAAGCACTTTGCAATGTCGCACCACGAGAGGCGACCACCAGGTCTTCTAAGACTCCATGTTGAATGGAAACCTGGTAAGTTTACCGGAAGTACGGAAACGGTACGCGGCGGACGTCCCCAGGAACACCAAATGCCACACCACGGACGACCACCGCAAACGTCATCACCTCACCACGGAAAACTGCGCGAAACGCCGTCAAGCTCGTCAAACAAGATGCACACAATCAGTAGTTTGGACAAGAGGGGTCACAAACAGGGCCCCACTGAAGTCACCAAAGCCAGCAGCCAGTCATCGAGCAAAATGTCGTCGACCATAACTGGAACTCCGAAAGCCGAGTCTTCAAATTCAGTGGAGACGACTAGCCAAGGAACCATTGAAAAGCGCGGCAAGCCTACGGATTCTGCGGGATCGTCTTCAAACGCAAAACCAACTGGCAACACGAAGACGCATGTAACTAAGAGTTTAGTCGGTGGTTCGCCCAAGAACGGCACTGGATCCAGTGGCAGAGCGAAGTCCGGTACGCGCGAAGAAGTGACGACGGTGTCTTCTAAGGCGAGCTCGGGTGTGACGTCACTCTTGACGGCACTTAATCGACTCGAGGAAGCTGGAAAGAATAGAAACAAGACGACGGAAAACGAGGCAGCGCTGACGAAGCAACCCGAAGGCAAAGCCGGCCAAGATGCTTCGATGTCACCGGTACCAACGCCACTTACGGGCGGCGGTAAACTGTCATCACTGCTCCGAACAATTCCCGTGAAAGCACCCGAAGCTTCCACCAGTAAATCGAGAAGGTAA